The Polyangiaceae bacterium genomic sequence CGCGTACGCACAGATCCACCACCACGTCGTGGCAGAGTCCCGCGCCCGCGGTCAGCGTATCCTTCACGTGCGCCTCGAAAGAGTCTTCGTCCGAGAGCACCGCGGCGATGCCGCCTTGGGCCCAGGCCGTCGCGCAGTCGTCCTGCCGCCGCTTCGTCACCAGGGTGACGTGGCCATGCTGGGCGCTCTTGAGCGCGACCGACAGCCCGGCAATCCCGCTTCCGAGTACCAGAACGTCCGTGGTTCGCATCGGCGCCGGACGTTACACGAAATCCCCCGGGCGCCGTCGCCCAGGAAATGCCGGGCCAAGCCCCTGCCCCCGCGGAACGCAACCCCGATTGACGCGCCGCTCCAAAGGCACTAATTCCGCGGCACACACTGACAATCAGGCCCTGGCCCTTGGGCCGGCCGTCGTGCAATTCCATCCCTGCCGGCGTGGCAGCGTCCCCGCCGAGCAGCACTCGTAGAAGGAGGTCCTGTCGTGAAGATCCTCGTCCCGCTGAAGCGGGTTGCCGATCCGGCAAACCACAACAAGGTCAAAATCTCAGGCGCGAGCGTCGATACCTCGGGTCTGGAATGGCAGATCAACCCCTTCGACCTCTACGCCCTGGAGACCGCTCTGCGTCTCACGGAGAACGGCAAGACGCCGAAGAAGCGCGAAGGTGAAGTGATCGCCCTCACCATCGGTCCCAAGGACACCGAGACGAACCTGCGCTCCGCGCTCGCCACGGGTGCCGACCGCGCGATCCGCATCGAGGCTGCCGATGACGCCCTCGACGGCGCCCTGGTCGCCGCCGCTCTCAAGAAGGTCGTCGAAGAAGAAAAGCCCGACGTGGTCATGCTGGGCAAACAGGTCGTCGACGGCGAGAACAACATGGTCGGCCAGGCCCTGGCCGAACTGCTCGATTGGCCCATGGCCACCTTCGCCGCCACGATCCAAGAAGAAGCCGACGGTCTGCTCGTCGAGCGCGAAGTCGACGGCGGCGTGGCCAAGGTCAAGGTGTCCCTGCCTGCGGTGGTCACCGTGGATCTGCGCATCGTCTCGCCGGGCAGCGTGCACTCGAAGCACACCGAAGCGGGCTTCAAATACGGCTACGAAGAGGTGCGATTCGCCCCCTTGCCCGCCATCATGCAGGCGAAGAAGAAGCCCCTGGCGGTCAAGAACCTCGCCGATCTGGTAGGCGACCAAAAGAGCGCCACCACCTACGTGAAATTCGAAGCCCCGCCCGCCCGCAAGGCAGGCATCAAGGTCAAGGACGTGCAGGAGCTCGTCCAGAAACTCGCCAACGAGGCGAAGGTCATCTGACGGACGCAGGAGCTCGACATGGCAAACGTTCTGGTAATCGCAGAGTTGACGGACGACGGCAAAGTCCGCAAGACCACCCACAGCGCCATCGCCTTCGGCAAGGCCGCCGCTGCCGGTGGCGCCTTCAGCATCCTCGTGCTCGGCGCCACGGCGAAGGCCGCCGCTGCGGAGCTCACCGGCTTCGGCGCGGCGAAGATCTTCGCGTGTGAGGACGCATCCCTCGGCGCCTACCTGGCCGAGCAGTTCGCCCCCACGGTGGCGGAGGTCGGCAAAGGTTTCGACGTCCTGGTCGCCACCGCGTCCAGCTTCGGCAAAGACCTGATGCCTCGCGTGGCCGCGCGCCTCGGCGCCGCCTACGCCGGTGATTGCGCCGCGGTCAGCGCGGAGGGTGGCAAGCTCACCTTCAAGCGTCCGATGTTCGCGGGCAACGTCTTCGGCTTCTGTCAGCTGTCCACCGCCAAGCAGGTCGCCACTTGCCGTCAAAGCGAAGTGGATCCGGCCGAGCCCAGCGGCGGCGCGTCCCCCGTCGAAGCAGTGGCCAAGGTCGCCCCCGGGGCCGGCGCGGCGCGCATTCAGCACCTTGGCGTCGCCACGGTGAAGAGCGAGCGCCCCGAACTCACCGAGGCTTCCGTGGTCGTCTCCGGCGGTCGCGCCATCAAGGAGAAGTTCTTCGACATCATGGAGCCCCTGGCCGACACCCTTGGTGCCGCCATCGGCGCCAGCCGCGCGGCGTGCGACGCGGGCTACTGCCCCGGCGACTACCAGGTCGGCC encodes the following:
- a CDS encoding electron transfer flavoprotein subunit beta/FixA family protein; amino-acid sequence: MKILVPLKRVADPANHNKVKISGASVDTSGLEWQINPFDLYALETALRLTENGKTPKKREGEVIALTIGPKDTETNLRSALATGADRAIRIEAADDALDGALVAAALKKVVEEEKPDVVMLGKQVVDGENNMVGQALAELLDWPMATFAATIQEEADGLLVEREVDGGVAKVKVSLPAVVTVDLRIVSPGSVHSKHTEAGFKYGYEEVRFAPLPAIMQAKKKPLAVKNLADLVGDQKSATTYVKFEAPPARKAGIKVKDVQELVQKLANEAKVI
- a CDS encoding electron transfer flavoprotein subunit alpha/FixB family protein; its protein translation is MANVLVIAELTDDGKVRKTTHSAIAFGKAAAAGGAFSILVLGATAKAAAAELTGFGAAKIFACEDASLGAYLAEQFAPTVAEVGKGFDVLVATASSFGKDLMPRVAARLGAAYAGDCAAVSAEGGKLTFKRPMFAGNVFGFCQLSTAKQVATCRQSEVDPAEPSGGASPVEAVAKVAPGAGAARIQHLGVATVKSERPELTEASVVVSGGRAIKEKFFDIMEPLADTLGAAIGASRAACDAGYCPGDYQVGQTGKIVAPSLYIAIGISGAIQHIAGMKGSKTIVAINKDPEAPIFQIADYGLVSDLFQSVPALVEELKKHQATKG